The Streptomyces sp. NBC_00435 nucleotide sequence CGAGGCCGCGTCGTGGACCAGGACGCGGGACTCGTTCGCCGCCGTCACCGTCACGACCTCCAGGTCGCCGGTGGCCGCGTTGCGCACGACCCCCTTGGCGTTGTCGACACCGAAGCGGATCGGCTGCCCCTGCTCGAGGCGGATGACGGCCTCCTGGGCCTGTTCGTGGTCCTTGAGGACCTCGAAGGCGCCGTCGTTGAAGATGTTGCAGTTCTGGTAGATCTCCACCAGCGCCGTGCCCTCGTGGGCGGCCGCCGCGCGCAGCACCTCGGTGAGGTGCTTGCGGTCGGAGTCGACCGTCCGGGCCACGAAGGTGGCCTCCGCGCCGATCGCGAGCGACACCGGGTTGAAGGGCGCGTCGAGCGAGCCCATCGGGGTCGACTTGGTGATCTTGCCGATCTCGGAGGTGGGGGAGTACTGCCCCTTGGTCAGCCCGTAGATCCGGTTGTTGAACAGCAGGATCTTGAGGTTGACGTTGCGCCGCAGCGCATGGATCAGGTGGTTCCCGCCGATGGAGAGGGCGTCGCCGTCACCGGTGACCACCCAGACCGACAGGTCGCGGCGGGAGGTCGCCAGACCCGTGGCGATGGCCGGGGCGCGCCCGTGGATCGAGTGCATCCCGTAGGTGTCCATGTAGTACGGGAAGCGCGAGGAACAGCCGATGCCGGAGACGAAGACGATGTTCTCCTTCGCCAGTCCCAGCTCGGGCATGAACCCCTGCACGGCGGCGAGCACCGCGTAGTCCCCGCATCCCGGGCACCAGCGGACCTCCTGGTCCGACTTGAAGTCCTTCATCGACTGCTTGGCGGCGGCCTTCGGCACCAGCGAGAGCAGGGTCGGGGTGTCCGTCACCTCAGTCATTGATGGCCTCCTTGAGATGGGTGGCGAGCTGCTCGGCCTTGAACGGCATGCCGTTGACCTGGTTGTACGACTGTGCGTCGACCAGGTACTTGGCCCTCAGGAGGGTCGCGAGCTGCCCGAGGTTCATCTCCGGCACCACTACCTTGTCGTAACGCTTCAGGACCTCGCCCAGATTCCCCGGGAAGGGGTTGAGGTGGCGCAGATGGGCCTGTGCGACGGGGACGGCGGCGAGCCGCAGCCGGCGCACCGCGGCCGTGATCGGCCCGTACGTCGAGCCCCAGCCGATGACCAGGGTCCGCGCGCCGTCCGGGTCGTCGACCTCCAGGTCCGGGACCCGGATGCCGTCGATCTTGGCCTGGCGGGTGCGGACCATGAACTCGTGGTTGGCCGGGTCGTAGGAGATGTTGCCCGTGCCGTCCTGCTTCTCGATGCCGCCGATGCGGTGCTCCAGACCCGGCGTGCCCGGGACCGCCCACGGGCGGGCCAGGGTCTGCGGATCGCGCTTGTACGGCCAGAAGACCTCGGTGCCGTCCGCGAGCTCGTGGTTCGGGCCGGAGGCGAACTGCACCTTCAGGTCCGGCAGGTCCGCCACGTCCGGGATGCGCCACGGCTCGGAGCCGTTGGCGAGGTACCCGTCGGAGAGCAGGAACACCGGCGTCCGGTACGTCAGCGCGATCCGGGCGGCTTCCAGCGCCGCGTCGAAGCAGTCCGCCGGGGTCCGCGGGGCCACGATCGGGACCGGGGCCTCGCCGTTGCGCCCGTACATCGCCTGGAGCAGATCGGCCTGCTCCGTCTTGGTCGGCAGACCCGTGGAGGGGCCGCCGCGCTGGATGTCCACGATCAGCAGCGGCAGCTCCAGGGAGACCGCGAGGCCGATCGTCTCGGACTTGAGCGCGACGCCCGGGCCGGAGGTGGTGGTCACGGCGAGCGCGCCGCCGAACGCCGCGCCCAGGGCCGCGCCGATCCCGGCGATCTCGTCCTCGGCCTGGAAGGTGCGTACGCCGAAGTTCTTGTGCTTGCTCAGCTCGTGCAGGATGTCCGAGGCCGGGGTGATCGGGTACGAACCCAGGTAGAGCGGCAGATCGGCCTGCTGCCCCGCCGCGATCAGCCCGTAGGACAGGGCGAGGTTCCCGGAGATGTTGCGGTAGGTGCCGGCCGGGAAGGCGCGGGTGGCCGGGGCCACCTCGTAGGAGACGGCGAAGTCCTCGGTGGTCTCGCCGAAGTTCCAGCCGGCCCGGAAGGCGGTGACGTTCGCCTCGGCGATGTCGGGCTTCTTCGCGAACTTCTGCCGCAGGAAGGTCTCGGTGCCCTCGGTGGGCCGGTGGTACATCCAGGACAGCAGCCCCAGCGCGAACATGTTCTTGCTGCGCTCGGCCTCCTTGCGGGAGAGCCCGAAGCCCTTCAGTGCCTCGACCGTGAGGGTGGTCAGCGGCACCGGGTGGACGTTGAAGGCGTCCAGGGAGCCGTCTTCCAGCGGGGAGGTCTCGTAGCCGACCTTCGCCATCGGGCGCTTGGTGAACTCGTCGGTGTTGACGATGATCTCCGCGCCGCGCGGTACGTCCCCGATGTTGGCCTTCAGCGCCGCCGGGTTCATCGCCACCAGCACGTTCGGGGCGTCGCCCGGCGTCAGGATGTCGTGATCGGCGAAGTGCAGCTGGAAGCTCGACACACCGGGGAGGGTGCCGGCGGGCGCCCGGATCTCGGCGGGGAAGTTCGGCAGCGTCGAGAGGTCGTTCCCGAAGGACGCGGTCTCCGAGGTGAAACGGTCCCCGGTGAGCTGCATGCCGTCACCGGAGTCACCCGCGAAGCGGATGATCACCCGATCGAGTCGGCGTACTTCCTTGCCACCGTGGCCGCCGCTGCCGTCGGCGCCACCGCCGTGGCCCTGGGTGTCTCCGTTCGGGCCCGGGGACGTCCGCTGCTCGCCGACGACCGCGCCTTCGGCCCCGTCGGACTGTTCGGCTGGGCTACTGACCTGGCTGGTCACTGAACTGGACCTCCTTCGAGGCGAGAGCACTGCCCGAGGTCAACCCTACGTCCGTAGGGATTCACTCCCGGGGTGCTCAGGTTCTGGACCGCCCCTTCGGCGGTCTGTCCGAATCCGGCCTTACCTGACAGGGTGTCAGTTGATCAAGATCTTAGGTAGGTGAGGACGGCCAGCACGCGCCGGTGATCCCCGTCACTCGGTGACAGGCCCAGCTTCATGAAGATGTTGCTGACGTGCTTCTCCACCGCGCCGTCACTCACCACGAGCTGTTTGGCCACGGCGGAATTGGTCCGCCCCTCGGCCATCAGCCCGAGCACCTCGCGCTCGCGCGGGGTCAGCCCCGCCAGTACGTCCTGCTTGCGGCTGCGGCCGAGCAGCTGCGCCACGACCTCCGGGTCCAGGGCGGTACCGCCCCGGGCCACGCGGACGACGGCGTCCAGGAATTCCCGTACGTCGGCCACCCGGTCCTTGAGCAGGTACCCCACACCGGTACTGGAACCGGCCAGCAGTTCGGTGGCGTACTGCTCCTCCACGTACTGCGACAGCACCAGCACGCCTATGCCGGGGTGGTCGCGCCGCAGCCGCACAGCGGCCCGTACGCCTTCGTCGGTGTGCGTCGGCGGCATCCGTACATCGGCCACCACCACGTCCGGCAGCGCGTTCTGCCCCGCCAGGTCCGCCACCGTCTTGATCAGGGCTTCCGCGTCCCCGACGCCTGCGACGACGTCATGCCCCCGGTCGGTCAGCAACCGGGTCAGGCCCTCACGCAGCAGCACTGAATCCTCGGCGATGACCACTCGCACCCTGTCCTCCACGACTTCGCTGCTCCCCGCGTCCACACGTGCCCCGTTTTCCCTGACTGAGCCAAGCATCCCAGCCCTGAGGTCGGATCGAGGCGGAGTGGGATCAACGTGTGGGGGCGGAAACCGTGTTTCCGGAGGTGGAAGGGCCCCCTCCGCCCGCGGTCCCGGAAAGTCGGGCCGTTCGCCCCGGTGGGGCGGGGCGAACGGCGGGGGTGGGGCGGGAGGGGGAGCGGGGTGGATCTCACCGGGAGGTGTCGGAGGGTCACTCACGGTTGCTTGCGGTCACGCGCGGCCGCGCGCGTTGCGGCTGTCCTCCGCCCCTTCGGCTGCCCTCCGGGCGGCCGGCCCTCAGGCGGCGGGGCGCCAGGGGAGCTCGGCGGTCACGGTGGTGCCGCCGCCGGCGGGGGAGTCCACGACCAGGACCCCGTCCACCGCGTCGAGCCGCTCGGCGAGTCCCGCCAGCCCCGATCCGGCCACGGCGGCGGCCCCGCCCAGCCCGTCGTCGGCGACCTGGATCAGCAGCCGGTCGCCGGACTTCCACACGTCGACACCGGCCGTACGGGCCCGCGCGTGCTTGCTGATGTTCTGGAGCAGCTCCGAGACGGTGAAGTACGCGATCCCCTCGATCGCCGCCGCCGGGCGCGAGGGCAGCTCCACGGCCACCCGTACCGGCACGGCGCACCGCGAGGCCACCGAGGACAGGGCCGCGTCCAGCCCCCGGTCGGTCAGGACGGCCGGGTGGATCCCGCGGGCCAGGTCGCGCAGCTCCTGTAGGGCGATCTTCACCTCGCCGTGTGCCTCGTCCACCATGCGGGCCGCGGCCCGCGGGTCCTCGGCCAGCTTCTCCTTCGCCAGGCCCAGGTCCATGGCCAGCGCCACCAGCCGGGCCTGGGCACCGTCGTGCAGGTCCCGCTCGATGCGCCGCAGATCGGCGGCCGCGGTGTCGACCATGACCCCCCGGTCCGACTCCAGCTCGCTGACCCGGTGCGCGAGCCGGGACGGGCCGAGCAGCCCGGCGACGAGCACCCGGTCCACGGTGGTCAGGGCGCGGACGACCCAGGGGGTGGCGAGGGTGAACGCGAGCCCGGCCGTGCAGGTCAGCGCGATCGCCAGGGGTGAGTCCAGGTAGAAGGTGTAGTCGTCGTTCTGGAAGAGCTGCAGACCGGGCTGGTCGGTGTACGCCGGGAAGACCCAGAACCAGAGGGGGTACAGCAGCATGGCCCACCCGTAGGCCCAGAACACCAGGGCCACGGTGAAGCTGAACACCGCCCACGGGAAGTGGATCACGGAGTACAGCACGTGCCGCCAGGCGCTCCCGCTCTTGAGCAGGGCCCCCATGGCGGCGATCGCCCCCGCCTTCCTCGCCCGGACCGGCTCCGGCTCGCCGATGTCGTGGCCCAGCATCCCGCGCACCCGGGCCCGCTCCACGCGGCCGAACCCGCGGCACATGGCGAGGAGTCCCGCGAGGACCGGGACTCCGAGGAAGGTGACGAGCAGACCGGCGCCGACGCTGACGCCGGCGATGGCGAGGGAGAAGTACAGCGTGCTGAGCGGCAGCCCGAGCATCAGGTACCCGAACTCCCGCCAGGTCCGGCCCTCCAGGGGAGCCCGCAGCACCCTGCCGAAACCGCTGCCGCTGTGTGCGCTGCTGCCCATGTCGCCTGCCTGCCCTTCGTCTGCGGTGTCCCCCAACCCTCCCGCCCCGCACCCCCGCACGACCATCGGGCGGGTAGGCGTCTCCCCCCGGGGGTTAACCCCACCACGGCGCCGGCGGTCCCGTAGGGGGTTGCGGCTCGGCCCGGCTCCGGGGCTGGGGTCCCGTCCGGCGCGGCCCTGCTCTCGGGGCGCGGCCCCGCGGTCGGCCTGGGGGCCAACCCCGGGCCGCGGCCCGGCTGCTGGTCGGGCCGTCACCCGGGCGGTGGGTCTCGGTTACGGCCGTGCTGTCGGCCG carries:
- a CDS encoding 2-oxoacid:ferredoxin oxidoreductase subunit beta, with translation MTEVTDTPTLLSLVPKAAAKQSMKDFKSDQEVRWCPGCGDYAVLAAVQGFMPELGLAKENIVFVSGIGCSSRFPYYMDTYGMHSIHGRAPAIATGLATSRRDLSVWVVTGDGDALSIGGNHLIHALRRNVNLKILLFNNRIYGLTKGQYSPTSEIGKITKSTPMGSLDAPFNPVSLAIGAEATFVARTVDSDRKHLTEVLRAAAAHEGTALVEIYQNCNIFNDGAFEVLKDHEQAQEAVIRLEQGQPIRFGVDNAKGVVRNAATGDLEVVTVTAANESRVLVHDAASASPTNAFALSRLADPDTLHHTPIGVFRDVARPVYDTLMAEQLETAVDRGGKGDLGALLSGKDTWTVVG
- a CDS encoding 2-oxoacid:acceptor oxidoreductase subunit alpha — encoded protein: MTSQVSSPAEQSDGAEGAVVGEQRTSPGPNGDTQGHGGGADGSGGHGGKEVRRLDRVIIRFAGDSGDGMQLTGDRFTSETASFGNDLSTLPNFPAEIRAPAGTLPGVSSFQLHFADHDILTPGDAPNVLVAMNPAALKANIGDVPRGAEIIVNTDEFTKRPMAKVGYETSPLEDGSLDAFNVHPVPLTTLTVEALKGFGLSRKEAERSKNMFALGLLSWMYHRPTEGTETFLRQKFAKKPDIAEANVTAFRAGWNFGETTEDFAVSYEVAPATRAFPAGTYRNISGNLALSYGLIAAGQQADLPLYLGSYPITPASDILHELSKHKNFGVRTFQAEDEIAGIGAALGAAFGGALAVTTTSGPGVALKSETIGLAVSLELPLLIVDIQRGGPSTGLPTKTEQADLLQAMYGRNGEAPVPIVAPRTPADCFDAALEAARIALTYRTPVFLLSDGYLANGSEPWRIPDVADLPDLKVQFASGPNHELADGTEVFWPYKRDPQTLARPWAVPGTPGLEHRIGGIEKQDGTGNISYDPANHEFMVRTRQAKIDGIRVPDLEVDDPDGARTLVIGWGSTYGPITAAVRRLRLAAVPVAQAHLRHLNPFPGNLGEVLKRYDKVVVPEMNLGQLATLLRAKYLVDAQSYNQVNGMPFKAEQLATHLKEAIND
- a CDS encoding response regulator transcription factor, which gives rise to MRVVIAEDSVLLREGLTRLLTDRGHDVVAGVGDAEALIKTVADLAGQNALPDVVVADVRMPPTHTDEGVRAAVRLRRDHPGIGVLVLSQYVEEQYATELLAGSSTGVGYLLKDRVADVREFLDAVVRVARGGTALDPEVVAQLLGRSRKQDVLAGLTPREREVLGLMAEGRTNSAVAKQLVVSDGAVEKHVSNIFMKLGLSPSDGDHRRVLAVLTYLRS
- a CDS encoding sensor histidine kinase encodes the protein MGSSAHSGSGFGRVLRAPLEGRTWREFGYLMLGLPLSTLYFSLAIAGVSVGAGLLVTFLGVPVLAGLLAMCRGFGRVERARVRGMLGHDIGEPEPVRARKAGAIAAMGALLKSGSAWRHVLYSVIHFPWAVFSFTVALVFWAYGWAMLLYPLWFWVFPAYTDQPGLQLFQNDDYTFYLDSPLAIALTCTAGLAFTLATPWVVRALTTVDRVLVAGLLGPSRLAHRVSELESDRGVMVDTAAADLRRIERDLHDGAQARLVALAMDLGLAKEKLAEDPRAAARMVDEAHGEVKIALQELRDLARGIHPAVLTDRGLDAALSSVASRCAVPVRVAVELPSRPAAAIEGIAYFTVSELLQNISKHARARTAGVDVWKSGDRLLIQVADDGLGGAAAVAGSGLAGLAERLDAVDGVLVVDSPAGGGTTVTAELPWRPAA